A portion of the Glycine max cultivar Williams 82 chromosome 10, Glycine_max_v4.0, whole genome shotgun sequence genome contains these proteins:
- the LOC102666547 gene encoding uncharacterized protein has protein sequence MDAWNGLRDIFQDNKHSRVATLEVELSNTKMENFPNASAYCQRLKSLVDQLKNVGAPVSESRLVIQFVSGLTSVYRGVGTLIRQSNPLPPFYQARSMLTLEDAEFAKEAATGSKSVMVAASQSVYDSNSSHSDQQHCGKPFGYRKNFGKKSCGGGYGSGRAGGGSGGPQESDGSPQQQPQWGPSPWPNYHLGVGCLNGLLHAHIQTKGGPGV, from the coding sequence ATGGATGCTTGGAATGGGTTGAGAGATATTTTCCAAGACAACAAACATTCCCGTGTGGCAACTCTTGAGGTCGAATTATCCAATACTAAGATGGAGAATTTTCCAAATGCTTCGGCATATTGTCAACGTCTCAAGTCCCTTGTTGATCAGTTGAAAAATGTTGGAGCACCGGTGTCGGAGAGCCGCCTTGTCATTCAATTTGTTTCGGGTCTCACAAGTGTATATCGAGGTGTAGGGACATTAATTCGGCAGAGTAATCCTCTACCTCCGTTTTATCAGGCTCGGTCGATGCTCACACTTGAGGATGCCGAATTTGCAAAGGAGGCTGCCACGGGTTCGAAGTCGGTAATGGTAGCTGCCTCACAATCTGTTTATGACTCAAATTCCTCACATTCGGACCAGCAACACTGTGGGAAGCCGTTTGGATATCGTAagaattttggaaaaaaatcctGTGGCGGTGGTTATGGGTCCGGCCGTGCAGGGGGCGGCAGTGGTGGTCCGCAGGAGTCTGATGGGAGTCCACAGCAGCAGCCACAATGGGGGCCTTCACCTTGGCCAAATTACCACCTTGGGGTTGGATGCCTCAATGGGCTCCTCCATGCCCATATCCAAACCAAGGGTGGGCCCGGGGTCTAG
- the LOC121172921 gene encoding protein DETOXIFICATION 43, whose amino-acid sequence MMTFTLLLILMKKVHLLPPSKKDLQIFRFLKNGGLLMLRVIAVTFCVTLATSLVARLGSIPMAAFQTCLQVWLTSSLLADSLVVTVQEMLV is encoded by the exons ATGATGACATTCACTCtcttattaatattaatgaaaaaagtgcATCTCCTACCTCCAAGCAAAAAGGATTTACAGATTTTCCGATTTCTTAAAAATG GAGGATTGTTGATGCTAAGGGTAATAGCAGTGACATTTTGTGTTACCTTAGCAACATCATTGGTTGCAAGACTAGGTTCAATTCCCATGGCTGCATTTCAAACATGCCTACAGGTTTGGTTGACATCGTCCCTTCTTGCAGATAGTTTGGTTGTTACTGTTCAG GAAATGTTGGTGTAA
- the LOC100805392 gene encoding probable serine/threonine-protein kinase WNK2: protein CAAAESGDDEFTTKSGYLFKLSATKADSLGEYRILKIAAVYSRKPLLVAHRLGNASVSATSILSWTAPSQCFRYRAFDELEGIEVAWNQVKVANLLHNFDDLERLYSEVHLLKTLKHKNIIKFYNSWVDTKNENINFITEIFTSGTLRQYRKKHKHVDLRAVKKWSRQILEGFLYLHSHNPLVIHRDLKCDNIFVNGNQGEVKIGDLGLEAILQQANSAHSVIGTPEFMAPELYEEEYNELVDIYAFGMCLLELVTVEYPYIECTNAAQIYKKVTYLKEWLHNLRIVDQTVMVQDDEEPDDGVVPSP from the exons TGCGCTGCCGCGGAGTCTGGCGACGATGAGTTCACGACAAAGTCGGGGTACCTGTTCAAGCTGAGCGCGACGAAGGCAGATTCGCTGGGGGAATACCGGATACTGAAAATCGCGGCTGTATACTCGAGGAAGCCTCTGCTCGTGGCTCACCGCTTGGGAAATGCTTCGGTTTCCGCTACATCGATACTCTCTTGGACCGCTCCGAGTCAATGTTTCAG ATATCGAGCGTTTGATGAGTTAGAAGGGATTGAAGTGGCTTGGAATCAGGTTAAGGTGGCGAACCTATTGCATAACTTCGATGATCTGGAGCGACTTTATTCAGAGGTTCATTTGCTCAAGACTTTGaagcataaaaatataattaagttttacaATTCATGGGTTGACACCAAGAATGAGAACATCAACTTCATTACTGAAATTTTCACCTCAGGAACATTGCGTCA ATACCGGAAGAAACATAAGCATGTTGATTTGAGAGCTGTGAAGAAATGGTCCAGGCAGATTTTGGAAGGATTTTTATATCTTCACAGTCACAATCCGCTGGTTATTCATCGAGACCTTAAGTGTGATAACATTTTTGTTAATGGTAATCAAGGGGAGGTGAAAATTGGTGATTTAGGATTGGAAGCTATCCTTCAACAGGCCAATTCAGCTCACAGTGTCATAG GTACCCCTGAGTTCATGGCCCCAGAACTTTATGAAGAGGAATACAATGAGCTTGTTGACATCTATGCTTTTGGCATGTGCTTGCTAGAGTTGGTAACCGTTGAGTACCCATATATTGAATGCACCAATGCTGCTCAAATATACAAGAAAGTGACATAT TTAAAAGAATGGCTTCACAACTTAAGAATAGTAGATCAAACAGTAATGGTACAAGATGACGAAGAACCTGATGATGGAGTTGTGCCTTCACCATGA